A single region of the Lepus europaeus isolate LE1 chromosome 1, mLepTim1.pri, whole genome shotgun sequence genome encodes:
- the ING3 gene encoding inhibitor of growth protein 3: protein MLYLEDYLEMIEQLPMDLRDRFTEMREMDLQVQNAMDQLEQRVSEFFMNAKKNKPEWREEQMASIKKDYYKALEDADEKVQLANQIYDLVDRHLRKLDQELAKFKMELEADNAGITEILERRSLELDTPSQPVNNHHAHSHTPVEKRKYNPTSHHTTADHIPEKKFKSEALLSTLTSDASKENTLGCRNNNSTASSNNAFNVNSSQPLASYNIGSLSSGTGAGAITMAAAQAVQATAQMKEGRRTSSLKASYEAFKNNDFQLGKEFSMPRETAGYSSSSALMTTLTQNASSSAADSRSGRKSKNNNKSSSQQSSSSSSSSSLSSCSSSSTVVQEISQQTTVVPESDSNSQVDWTYDPNEPRYCICNQVSYGEMVGCDNQDCPIEWFHYGCVGLTEAPKGKWYCPQCTAAMKRRGSRHK, encoded by the exons ATGCAATGGATCAACTAGAACAAAGAGTCAGTGAATTCTTTAtgaatgcaaagaaaaataagcCAGAGTGGAGAGAAGAACAAATGGCATCCATCAAAAAG GACTACTATAAGGCTTTGGAAGATGCAGATGAGAAGGTACAGTTGGCAAACCAGATATATGACTTG GTAGATCGACACTTgagaaagctggatcaggaacTGGCTAAGTTTAAAATGGAGCTGGAAGCTGATAATGCTGGAATTACAGAAATATTAGAGAGGC GATCTTTGGAATTAGATACTCCTTCACAGCCAGTGAACAATCACCACGCTCATTCACATACCCCAGTGGAAA aaaGGAAATATAATCCAACATCTCACCATACAACAGCAGATCATATTCCTGAAAAGAAGTTTAAATCTGAAGCTCTTCTATCCACCCTTACGTCAGATGCCTCTAAGGAGAATACATTAG GTTGTCGAAATAATAATTCCACAGCCTCTTCCAACAATGCTTTCAATGTGAATTCCTCCCAGCCTCTGGCATCCTATAACATCGGCTCATTATCCTCAGGAACTGGTGCGGGGGCAATTACTATGGCAGCTGCACAAGCAGTGCAAGCTACAGCTCAG ATGAAAGAGGGACGAAGAACGTCAAGTTTAAAAGCCAGTTATGAAGCTTTTAAGAATAATGACTTTCAGCTGGGAAAAGAATTTTCAATGCCCAGGGAGACAGCTGGCTATTCATCGTCGTCAGCACTCATGACAACATTAACACAGAATGCCAGCTCATCAGCCGCCGACTCGCGCAGTGGTCGGAAGAGCAA GAACAACAACAAGTCTTCAAGCCAGCAGTCCTCCtcgtcttcctcctcttcttccttgtcATCGTGTTCTTCGTCATCAACTGTTGTACAAGAAATCTCTCAACAAACAACAGTAGTGCCAGAGTCTGATTCAAACAGTCAGGTTGATTGGACTTATGACCCAAATGAACCTCGATACTGCATTTGTAATCAG GTCTCTTATGGTGAGATGGTGGGATGTGATAACCAAGAT TGTCCCATAGAATGGTTCCATTATGGATGTGTTGGACTGACGGAAGCACCAAAAGGGAAATGGTACTGTCCACAGTGCACTGCTGCAATGAAGAGAAGAGGCAGCAGGCACAAATAA